The Caldisericia bacterium region CAAGGGACCAGTGGATACTATATGAAAAGATTGAGGTGAGGCGAGGTCTATTCTCTTAAAGTGTCCATACTTAATTTTTCCTGAAAAGAGAGTTTTTCCTTCTCTATTAGTAACCTTTACATCACTATCTTTCAGTGCTATAAGATAAATCTTTTCAAAAGAGATACCATAAAATTCTGTGCCAATGTAGTTAACAAAGAAAAAGTCTTTCTCTGGCAAGATAGATCTCTTTTCTCCCGTAGAGAATCTAAATTCAAGATGTTTCTCTTCTCCCTTATCAAGGTTCAGCTTAAATCTTATTTTAATTCTACCCTTCTCTTTTTTGACAATATAAAATGGGATCTCCTTCTTTGTGTCCTTATCTATAAGGATGCAATCATCTGAAAGATTGGGATCCTCTATTGTAAGAGTTATAAAGTTTGGATTTCTCCTTAACCCTCCATCTTCTTTTATGACTATATCCTTCTTATACCCATTGGCAGCAGAAAGATGGGCAGGAAAGAGAAGCAAAAACAAAACTAAAACTATTATTATTTTTCTCACAATTTTATTATATTTAACTATCACGTTTTGTAAAGCCTTAAACTTTAGCTTTCAAATTCGGATTCACATCAAGATCCAGTAAGACCTCACCTCTCTCTATTCTTATAACCTTTGTTGGACATTTCTCAACACATAGACCACATAAAGTGCACTTACTCATATCAATCACAGGTAACTTATTATTTCCCCATGTGATTGCCTTTTCAGGACATACCTTTATACATATACCACATTTTATACATCCTCTCCCACATTCTTTCCTTACCTCAATTCCTTTTCTTGGACTATTACACTTTACAATTCCAGATTCATTCCATGGAACCATAGCTATTACATTTCTTGGACAAACCTCTGCACATATTCCACAGCCTGTACATTTTTCATAATCAAAAACTGGTAATCCATTCACCATCTTTATGGCATTAAAGGGACATGCTCTCTCACAGGTTCCAAGTCCAATACATCCAAACTCACATGCCTTCTTACCATTAAAAGCAAATGGAACTGCCCTACAATCATCTAATCCTACATATTCTGCTCTAATCTTTTCAACTCCAACTCCACCAACACATGAAAGAACAGGTTTCTTTTTTTCTGTTGAAACAGATAGTCCTAACAGTTCTCCAATCTTCTGTATGTTTTCTGGAGGTGCCACTGTACATTTAGCTGGATTTTCTCCTTTAAGCACAGCTTCTGCAAAAGCTTCACATCCAGGATATCCACATGCACCACAATTGCCTCCACCAAGCAACTTAACTATCTCTTCAAGTTTCTTATCTCTTTTTACTTTAAATATTTCATTGAACCAAGAGAGGCTTATTCCAGCAAGAAAAGCTATAATTCCCATAAGTATTATTGCTCTAATTACTATGTTCATCTCTTCCTCCTATTTTATAAGTCCTTTAAAACCAAGAAAAGCAACTGCTATAAGTCCAATGGATATGAACACAATGGGATAACCTTTTAGAAACTTCGGCACATTGGAAAGCTTTAGCCTTTCTCTTACACCGGCAAGTATTATAAGAGCTATAGCAAAACCACCTGAAGCGCCAAGAGCAAAGAGAAGACTTTCAATAAAATTGTAGCTCTTATCTATATTTATAAATGTGATGGCAAGAATGGAACAGTTGGTAGTAATGAGAGGAAGATAGATACCAAGAGATTTATACAGAGCAGGCACATTTTTCTTAAGATAAATCTCTACAAGCTGAACAAGTGAGGCAATGGTAAAGATAAAAACAAGTATCTTAAGGAATTCAAGTCCTGGCATAAAATAGTGGTAAACTATCCATGTAACAACTGTGGCAAGTGTTGTAACAAAGATAACTGCAAACCCCATACCGGTGGCAGAATCCATATCTCCTGTAACACCAACATAGGGGCACATTCCAAGGTATCTAATGAACACCATATTGTCAACTATCATCGCCGCTATAAAGATTTTTATAAGCGTAACAACACTCATGATTTCCTCCCTATATATCCTCTAAGTATTGCTATATAAATTCCAAGTATAATAAAGGCACCCGGAGGCAGAAGCAGTATACCTGCAGGTTTGAAACCTTGAGGAAAAACTCTATAACCAAGAAATGTTCCACTTCCCAGTATCTCTCTTACAGCAGCAAGTGAAACTATGGCAATACCATAACCTACTGACATACCCAATGCATCAAAAAGTGCAACAAGGATTGACTTCTTATAGGCAAAAGCTTCCACTCTTGCAAGAACGATACAGTTAACTACTATCAGTGGAATAAATATCCCTAAGGATTTGGAAAGTGTAGGTGAGTAAGCTTTCATCACAAGATCCACTACTGTTGTTGAACCTGCAATGACTACAAGGAATATGGGGATTCTTAAGTGATTTGGGATTATCTTTCTTATAGCAGAAACTATCAATTCACTCGTGATAAGAACGAAGGAGAAGCCGAGAGTCATTCCTATAGCGTTTTTCACAGTGGTGGAGACTGCAAGAACAGAACACAATCCAACCATAAGTATTAAAACTGGATTCTGTAAAAACAACCCCTTTTTGAATTCCTTCCAGAGTTCTTTCATTTTATTTTCCTCCTTTCACCTCTTCCCTGTAAAATTCGGCTATTTTCTTTATAGCTGTGGATACAGACCTTGAAGATACGGTGGCACCTGTAATTGCAACCACATCTTTCTTTGGTATAAATGGATCAGATAAGGGTTTATTTACAAATTGTTTTCTAAACTCCTCAGTTGTGATTTTTGCACCAAGTCCTGGAGTTTCTGCATGTTCAAGTATTATTATTCCACTACAAACATCATCCTCATATCCAATTAACGATTCAATCTTGCCACCATATCCAGGGAACAATGCATGGAAAACATACCCTTCACTTCCATCTTTATTTTTAACTTTATACACATTGAGCACCTTTATACCACCTGAGAGTTCTTTACCACCAAAATCTTTAAGTTCCTCAAAGCTTTCCTCATTTGAAAAGATAGTCTTTATACCTTCTCTTAAAGATCTCTCCTTCTGCTTTTGAATCTCAGGAGCTGTAAATGAGTAAACCCAACCCAATACACCTGAACCAATAATTGCAACAAGTGTTATTATGAGAGCATTTTTTATAATATCCTTCATTTCTTCCCTCCTGTTCCAAATGCCCTTGGCAGAATTTTATCAAGGAGTGGAGTAAGCACATTCATGGACAAAATACCAAAAGAGACTCCTTCAGGATAAATTCCCCAGTTTCTTATAACAAAGGTAATCACGCCTGCTCCTATACCAAAGATAACTCGACCCAAAGGTGTAACGGGAGTTGTTACATAGTCAGTTGCCATAAAAAACGCACCTATTATTAATCCTCCTGAAAGTAGATGGAACAGAACATCCTGTTTAAATAGAAAGGCAAGAAGAGCCACTGTCCCAATGAATGTTAGAGGAATCTTAAGATCTATTATATCTCTTCTGATCAACAAAAGAAAAACAACACCTATAAGAAGAAGTAGTTTTGATGTCTCTCCAATTGAACCACCAACTCTTCCAAAGAATAGATCAGAATAAAGAGAAGAGGTTATGCTCAATTGATGAAGCCTGAACAGATCAAGGGGTGTAGCTGTGGTGACAAGATTTTGGTTTCCTGAAATAAAGTAGAAAAAGTTAAATGCCGGCTTAGGCCATCTGTTGAGTAGTCCAGTCCATGATAGAAACACAACTGCCCTTCCAAAGAGAGCAGGATTCAGGAAGTTTGAACCCAGACCACCAAAGAATTGCTTTGCGATTATGATGGCTGATGAGGAGCCTATAACAACCATCCAGAGGGGAGTTGTGGGAGAAATTACCATACCAAACAACAATCCTGTTAAAGCAGCACTTCCATCAGATATTGTAATCTTTCTCTTTGTTATAATTTCAAAAAGATACTCAGACAGAACTGCAGTAACAATGCTCGTTACAAGTATAAGTCCAGCATACAGACCAAACTCATACACCCCCCAGATGGCAGCAGGAAGAAGAGCAATAAAGACAAGTCGCATTATTGTATGTGTTGTTAATGGGTCTCTTATATGTGGAGATGAGGAAACTATTACTTTAAATTTTTGAGTTCCTTCCTTTTTCATTTTTTCACCGCCTTTCTCTTCTTAATAATTTCTGTTTTTGCCATTCTTATGGACTGGACAAGATGTCTCTTGGAAGGACATATATAGGCACAACTTCCGCATTCAATACAATCAAGAGCTCTAAATTCTTCTGCTTTATCAAAATCTCCTATCCTTGAATATCCATCTATAAAAAGAGGCATAAGACCCATGGGACACGCATCAACACATCTTCCGCATCTTATACATGGATACTCTTCATATTCTATTAATTCCTGATCTGTAAATAGAAGTATCCCAGAAGTTCCCTTTATAACTGGTAAATCAAGGATGTAAGCAGAAAAACCCATCATTGGACCACCAAATATTATCTTTCTCACTTCCTCTTTGGCTCCACCGCAGAATTCTATTATGTCTGATGCAATGGTTCCTATTTTGACCTTTAGATTCTTCGGTTCCACAACGCCTGAACCAGAAACTGTGAGTACTCTTTCTATAAGTGGAATCCCATCGTATACAGCTCTTTTTATGGCATATGTTGTTCCAACATTCTGAACTATACAACCAACATGAAAAGGTAAACCTCCTGAAGGCACTTCTCTTCCTGTTATGGCTTTTATGAGATGCTTTTCTGAACCTTGAGGATACTTTGTTCTGAGGAGAACCACCTCTATATTTTTGTCAAGCCCCATACTGTGAACTATTTTGTCAAGAGAGATGGCAGCATCAGATTTGTTCTCTTCAACACCTATAAAAGTTTTCTTAACACCAAGGATCCTTATAAGGATCTCTACCCCTTTAATCACACTCTCTCCCTCTTCAAGCATCAGTCTATGGTCTCCTGTAAGGTAAGGTTCGCATTCTGCACCGTTTATTATAAGAGTATCCACAGGAAAGTTGGGCGGGGGCATGAGTTTTATATGTGTAGGAAACGCAGCACCTCCTAAACCCACAATCCCTGCCTCTCTAATTATTTTAAGGAGATCTTCCTTTGAAAGTGAATCAACATCATCACGAGGTTCAACACTCTCATCCCAAGTTTCCTCATGATCATTCTTGATAAGCACAGCCATAGATTTTCTACTGTTGGGAAGGGTAGTCTCAACTATCTTCACAACCTCTCCAGAAACTGGAGAGTGGACAGGAGAGGTGACCTTTGCATCACTATCTCCAATCTTCTGACCTTTTTTAACTGTATCCTTAGGTTTTACAAGAGGTTGAGTTGGTGCACCTGTATGTTGGTGTAAAGCAATAAGAACTTCCTCCACTTCTTCCATGTCTTCAATCTGCTTATCCTTTGTAAGTTTACTCTCTGGGGGGTGAACACCCCCTCTCCCAAACGTTAAAATCCTCATTTTTTCTTTTCCTCCTTTGGCTGTTCATGACCGCAGTAGGGACAAATGTCCCAGTCCAACTCAAGAGGTTTACCGCAATAAACACACTCTTTTTTTAATCTTGTATGACAAT contains the following coding sequences:
- a CDS encoding RnfABCDGE type electron transport complex subunit A, translated to MSVVTLIKIFIAAMIVDNMVFIRYLGMCPYVGVTGDMDSATGMGFAVIFVTTLATVVTWIVYHYFMPGLEFLKILVFIFTIASLVQLVEIYLKKNVPALYKSLGIYLPLITTNCSILAITFINIDKSYNFIESLLFALGASGGFAIALIILAGVRERLKLSNVPKFLKGYPIVFISIGLIAVAFLGFKGLIK
- the rsxE gene encoding electron transport complex subunit RsxE, which gives rise to MKELWKEFKKGLFLQNPVLILMVGLCSVLAVSTTVKNAIGMTLGFSFVLITSELIVSAIRKIIPNHLRIPIFLVVIAGSTTVVDLVMKAYSPTLSKSLGIFIPLIVVNCIVLARVEAFAYKKSILVALFDALGMSVGYGIAIVSLAAVREILGSGTFLGYRVFPQGFKPAGILLLPPGAFIILGIYIAILRGYIGRKS
- a CDS encoding RnfABCDGE type electron transport complex subunit B, which gives rise to MNIVIRAIILMGIIAFLAGISLSWFNEIFKVKRDKKLEEIVKLLGGGNCGACGYPGCEAFAEAVLKGENPAKCTVAPPENIQKIGELLGLSVSTEKKKPVLSCVGGVGVEKIRAEYVGLDDCRAVPFAFNGKKACEFGCIGLGTCERACPFNAIKMVNGLPVFDYEKCTGCGICAEVCPRNVIAMVPWNESGIVKCNSPRKGIEVRKECGRGCIKCGICIKVCPEKAITWGNNKLPVIDMSKCTLCGLCVEKCPTKVIRIERGEVLLDLDVNPNLKAKV
- a CDS encoding RnfABCDGE type electron transport complex subunit D, whose product is MKKEGTQKFKVIVSSSPHIRDPLTTHTIMRLVFIALLPAAIWGVYEFGLYAGLILVTSIVTAVLSEYLFEIITKRKITISDGSAALTGLLFGMVISPTTPLWMVVIGSSSAIIIAKQFFGGLGSNFLNPALFGRAVVFLSWTGLLNRWPKPAFNFFYFISGNQNLVTTATPLDLFRLHQLSITSSLYSDLFFGRVGGSIGETSKLLLLIGVVFLLLIRRDIIDLKIPLTFIGTVALLAFLFKQDVLFHLLSGGLIIGAFFMATDYVTTPVTPLGRVIFGIGAGVITFVIRNWGIYPEGVSFGILSMNVLTPLLDKILPRAFGTGGKK
- a CDS encoding RnfABCDGE type electron transport complex subunit G; protein product: MKDIIKNALIITLVAIIGSGVLGWVYSFTAPEIQKQKERSLREGIKTIFSNEESFEELKDFGGKELSGGIKVLNVYKVKNKDGSEGYVFHALFPGYGGKIESLIGYEDDVCSGIIILEHAETPGLGAKITTEEFRKQFVNKPLSDPFIPKKDVVAITGATVSSRSVSTAIKKIAEFYREEVKGGK
- the rsxC gene encoding electron transport complex subunit RsxC; the protein is MRILTFGRGGVHPPESKLTKDKQIEDMEEVEEVLIALHQHTGAPTQPLVKPKDTVKKGQKIGDSDAKVTSPVHSPVSGEVVKIVETTLPNSRKSMAVLIKNDHEETWDESVEPRDDVDSLSKEDLLKIIREAGIVGLGGAAFPTHIKLMPPPNFPVDTLIINGAECEPYLTGDHRLMLEEGESVIKGVEILIRILGVKKTFIGVEENKSDAAISLDKIVHSMGLDKNIEVVLLRTKYPQGSEKHLIKAITGREVPSGGLPFHVGCIVQNVGTTYAIKRAVYDGIPLIERVLTVSGSGVVEPKNLKVKIGTIASDIIEFCGGAKEEVRKIIFGGPMMGFSAYILDLPVIKGTSGILLFTDQELIEYEEYPCIRCGRCVDACPMGLMPLFIDGYSRIGDFDKAEEFRALDCIECGSCAYICPSKRHLVQSIRMAKTEIIKKRKAVKK